A DNA window from Undibacterium sp. YM2 contains the following coding sequences:
- a CDS encoding tetratricopeptide repeat protein produces MSKQISAILQQAVALHQQGRLDAAEALYLQVLQNQPEHFDALQLLGVIAKQRGDARLAVTRLREAIAIDAQQAIAHGNLGAALQDLGLPEEALLSYDRALQLKPDYAMAWNNRGNTLRSMGKLVAALHNYDKALRLNPRYTEALLNRGIALQEMDEHQQALQDFDEALTLKPQDAAIHFARAFSLQCLRLEEDAIAGYDVVLHLQPEHTQALCNRGICLQKIQRLAAAADSFEQAIKLKPNYVKAHLQYGNTLRQMGQDAAAIAAYQTAAKHCKDETELAHINYALAALGVMDAPAMSPPAYIADLFDQYATHFDEHLLKVLHYQIPALLGKALSKHVKAGPGNYLDLGCGTGLCGTYLRPTACKLTGIDLSEKMLGQARKTGLYDELHCAEISDWLQVQDQDFDLIMAADVFVYIGALDTVFAAASRVMQAGAVLGFSVEASVEKTDENTDYILRSSQRYAHSYTYLQRLAHTHGFKIVESSQEIARQDRGEDVPAHILVMIKT; encoded by the coding sequence ATGAGCAAACAAATCAGCGCAATATTGCAGCAGGCAGTCGCACTGCACCAGCAAGGCAGGCTGGATGCAGCAGAAGCACTCTACCTGCAGGTTTTACAAAACCAGCCTGAGCATTTTGATGCCTTGCAACTGCTGGGCGTCATAGCAAAACAACGTGGCGATGCCAGGCTGGCAGTGACACGTCTGCGCGAGGCGATTGCTATCGATGCACAGCAGGCGATTGCGCACGGCAACCTGGGTGCTGCCTTGCAAGACCTGGGCTTGCCAGAAGAAGCTTTGCTCAGTTATGACCGGGCGCTGCAATTGAAGCCAGACTACGCCATGGCCTGGAATAACCGTGGCAATACGCTGCGCAGCATGGGCAAACTGGTAGCTGCCCTGCATAATTATGACAAGGCCCTGCGCCTGAATCCCCGCTATACAGAAGCTTTATTAAACCGTGGTATCGCGCTGCAGGAAATGGACGAGCACCAGCAAGCCTTGCAAGACTTTGATGAAGCCCTGACATTAAAACCGCAAGATGCAGCCATCCATTTTGCCCGCGCTTTCAGCCTGCAGTGTTTGCGGCTGGAAGAAGATGCCATCGCAGGGTATGACGTTGTCTTGCATTTGCAGCCTGAGCATACTCAAGCCCTGTGCAACCGGGGTATCTGCCTGCAAAAAATACAGCGGTTAGCAGCCGCTGCAGACAGTTTTGAACAGGCAATAAAACTCAAACCGAATTACGTCAAGGCGCATCTGCAATACGGCAATACTTTACGCCAGATGGGGCAAGACGCTGCTGCCATCGCGGCCTATCAGACAGCAGCAAAACACTGCAAAGATGAGACAGAGCTGGCACACATCAATTATGCGCTGGCAGCATTGGGCGTGATGGATGCACCCGCAATGTCACCACCCGCCTACATCGCAGATTTGTTTGATCAGTACGCTACGCATTTTGATGAGCATTTGCTGAAAGTCTTGCATTATCAAATCCCCGCTTTGCTCGGCAAGGCATTGAGCAAACATGTTAAAGCCGGGCCTGGCAATTATCTGGACCTTGGTTGTGGCACAGGTTTGTGTGGCACTTATCTGCGGCCAACAGCCTGCAAATTGACAGGCATAGACTTGTCAGAAAAAATGCTGGGCCAGGCCAGAAAGACAGGCTTGTATGATGAACTGCACTGTGCAGAAATCAGCGACTGGTTGCAAGTACAAGACCAGGATTTTGACCTCATCATGGCTGCCGATGTGTTTGTCTATATCGGTGCACTCGATACCGTATTTGCTGCGGCCAGCCGTGTCATGCAGGCTGGCGCAGTGCTGGGATTTTCAGTGGAAGCCTCAGTTGAAAAAACAGACGAAAACACAGACTACATTTTGCGCTCATCCCAGCGCTATGCCCATAGCTATACCTACCTGCAACGGCTGGCGCATACACATGGATTCAAAATCGTCGAATCCAGCCAGGAAATTGCACGTCAGGACAGGGGCGAAGATGTACCCGCCCATATCCTGGTCATGATCAAAACCTAA
- a CDS encoding MAPEG family protein, translating to MTIANWCVLAACLLPIVSVGLAKGGSAKVPREQGRYDNDNPREWAKNLSGWRQRANAAQQNGFEALPLFIAAVVLAQQAHADQARIDQLAVLFIAIRIVYIMAYLMNQGTLRTLVWAGGMGTSIAILLMA from the coding sequence ATGACGATAGCAAACTGGTGCGTATTGGCAGCCTGCCTGTTACCGATAGTGTCAGTCGGCCTGGCCAAGGGGGGCTCGGCGAAAGTGCCACGTGAACAAGGCAGGTATGACAATGATAATCCCAGGGAGTGGGCCAAAAACCTGAGTGGCTGGCGGCAGCGTGCCAATGCAGCCCAGCAAAACGGCTTTGAAGCCCTGCCGCTGTTTATTGCTGCGGTTGTTCTTGCACAGCAAGCCCATGCTGATCAGGCGCGCATAGACCAGCTGGCGGTCTTGTTCATCGCCATCCGCATCGTCTATATCATGGCCTATCTGATGAACCAGGGAACCCTGCGCACCCTGGTGTGGGCAGGCGGAATGGGAACCAGCATCGCCATCTTGTTGATGGCTTAG
- a CDS encoding molybdopterin cofactor-binding domain-containing protein gives MTTLASPARRNFLKSSLVAGAWVLGSSTIPMLDSLAADEASKTVSPSDSPFDFWLSMDGTGVVTAYTTVTNLGQGTHAAIAQIVAEELEMPIANVRIQHAPVVKQFHREWPPGITTFASAGFNSALETIAPACAAARQMLLQAAALQWQVDVKDCTAGNAQVAHAATGRSLPYTALIKAAAALTPPEKPVIRSPKDWKVLGQSAPRPDIPARVDGSAVFGIDVQRPGMLMAVVLHAPRFGSSLQSVDDSPALAVKGVRKVVHLPNAVAVVADRYWIAHKAVQLLKPVWQDGAHASINTAEMRTSLLRAVAAGDGKLFPRPKKQKEGAAETAMKEAGSIIDTSFDVPFLAHATMEPLNATVEVTAAGAQVWLSTQSQTDTQNGVAKALGFQPEQVQIHTQHVGGGFGRRLEHDFAIEAALIAKAAGATVKTIWSRENDMRAGYYRPITAARVQLALDKDYLPTVLRLDTAGPSLLEYTRVTNSPARDGLDWTYIMGWFGSTYKFPLFDTRWTRVDFGVPCSYWRSVGNSQNCFFLEHTLEQAARKAGMDSLEYRRRLLQHNPKALAFVNALAERAGWSKPLPKGHYRGFAMNGNSFLFSAHIVEIAISKPGQFRLVKITAGINPGVVANPKAVEAQMMGGTLFGLSAALFGEISFKDGQVEQGNFDSYRLVTLAQTPVLDVMVMSTGDRPEGVGEEGPPSIGPAIANALLAASGKPVTRLPLTQAGWMLVA, from the coding sequence ATGACTACTCTGGCTTCGCCTGCGCGCAGGAATTTTCTTAAATCTTCCCTGGTGGCCGGTGCATGGGTGCTGGGCAGCAGCACCATACCCATGCTTGATAGCCTGGCAGCAGATGAAGCAAGCAAGACAGTCTCACCCTCTGATTCACCCTTTGATTTCTGGCTCAGCATGGACGGCACAGGTGTGGTCACTGCTTACACGACGGTCACCAATCTGGGACAGGGCACACATGCGGCGATTGCCCAGATCGTGGCAGAAGAACTGGAGATGCCCATCGCAAATGTACGCATACAACATGCACCCGTCGTCAAGCAATTCCACAGGGAATGGCCGCCCGGCATCACGACTTTTGCCAGCGCCGGTTTTAATTCTGCATTGGAAACGATAGCACCAGCCTGTGCAGCAGCAAGGCAAATGTTGTTGCAGGCGGCAGCCTTGCAATGGCAGGTCGATGTTAAAGATTGCACCGCAGGCAATGCGCAGGTGGCTCATGCTGCCACAGGCCGCAGCTTGCCCTATACCGCCTTGATCAAGGCAGCGGCAGCGCTGACACCGCCAGAAAAACCGGTGATCAGATCACCCAAAGACTGGAAGGTGCTGGGGCAGTCAGCACCACGCCCCGACATCCCGGCGCGGGTAGATGGCAGTGCCGTGTTTGGTATCGATGTGCAAAGGCCGGGCATGCTGATGGCAGTTGTCCTGCATGCGCCGCGTTTTGGCAGCAGCTTGCAAAGCGTGGATGATAGCCCTGCACTGGCTGTAAAAGGCGTACGCAAGGTCGTGCATCTGCCGAATGCTGTGGCAGTGGTGGCCGATCGTTACTGGATAGCCCACAAGGCTGTGCAATTGCTCAAGCCTGTATGGCAGGATGGTGCGCATGCCAGCATCAACACCGCAGAGATGCGCACCAGCTTGCTGAGGGCAGTTGCTGCTGGCGATGGCAAGCTCTTCCCTCGCCCAAAAAAACAAAAAGAAGGCGCTGCGGAGACAGCGATGAAAGAGGCAGGTAGCATTATCGACACCAGCTTTGATGTGCCCTTCCTGGCCCATGCAACGATGGAACCCCTGAATGCCACTGTTGAAGTGACTGCTGCAGGTGCACAAGTCTGGCTATCCACCCAAAGCCAGACGGACACACAAAATGGCGTCGCCAAGGCACTGGGTTTTCAGCCTGAGCAAGTACAGATACATACCCAGCATGTAGGCGGCGGATTTGGCCGCAGGCTGGAACATGATTTTGCTATCGAGGCCGCCTTGATCGCCAAAGCCGCCGGTGCCACCGTAAAAACCATCTGGTCGCGTGAGAACGATATGCGGGCTGGTTATTACCGCCCCATCACCGCTGCCCGCGTGCAACTGGCGCTGGATAAAGATTATCTGCCCACGGTTTTACGGCTTGATACTGCAGGCCCCTCACTACTCGAATATACGCGGGTCACGAATAGTCCGGCCAGGGATGGTCTTGACTGGACCTATATCATGGGCTGGTTCGGCAGCACTTATAAATTCCCTTTATTCGATACCCGCTGGACACGTGTTGATTTTGGTGTCCCCTGTTCTTACTGGCGCTCGGTAGGCAATTCGCAAAACTGTTTTTTTCTTGAACATACGCTTGAACAGGCTGCACGCAAGGCGGGCATGGACAGCCTGGAATACCGTCGTCGTCTGTTGCAGCACAATCCCAAGGCCCTTGCCTTTGTGAATGCGCTGGCAGAACGCGCAGGCTGGAGCAAGCCCTTGCCCAAGGGGCATTATCGTGGTTTTGCCATGAACGGCAATAGCTTCCTGTTCAGTGCGCATATTGTTGAAATTGCGATCAGCAAACCCGGACAATTCCGTCTGGTTAAAATTACCGCTGGTATCAACCCGGGAGTTGTCGCCAATCCCAAAGCAGTTGAGGCGCAGATGATGGGTGGCACCTTGTTTGGTCTATCTGCTGCCCTGTTTGGCGAAATCAGTTTCAAGGATGGTCAGGTGGAACAGGGCAATTTTGATAGCTATCGTCTGGTCACGCTGGCACAGACACCCGTACTGGACGTCATGGTCATGAGTACCGGTGACAGGCCGGAAGGCGTGGGCGAAGAAGGCCCGCCATCGATAGGCCCGGCTATTGCCAATGCCTTGCTGGCAGCCAGTGGCAAGCCTGTGACCCGCCTGCCTTTGACGCAGGCAGGATGGATGCTGGTGGCGTAA
- a CDS encoding (2Fe-2S)-binding protein, producing MKLKVNGQVRTCRADGDTPLLWILREDLGLTGTKFGCGAGLCGACTVHLDGQALRSCLVPVEGLNGRNITTIEGLSPDRSHVLQQAWIEHQVPQCGYCQSGMLMAAAALLKTTPHPSDKQIDAVMTNLCRCGTYPRVRAAIHTAAARLKPLPGKKGVKA from the coding sequence GTGAAACTCAAAGTGAATGGACAGGTACGCACATGCCGGGCGGATGGCGATACTCCCCTGCTCTGGATACTGCGTGAAGACCTGGGCCTGACAGGCACCAAGTTTGGCTGCGGTGCCGGCCTGTGTGGTGCCTGTACCGTACATCTGGATGGTCAGGCGCTACGCAGTTGCCTTGTGCCAGTAGAAGGCCTGAATGGGCGCAACATCACGACGATAGAAGGCCTGTCGCCCGACCGCAGCCATGTCCTGCAGCAAGCCTGGATAGAGCATCAGGTACCGCAATGTGGTTATTGCCAGTCAGGCATGCTGATGGCGGCTGCTGCCTTGTTGAAAACCACACCACATCCCAGCGACAAGCAAATCGATGCTGTCATGACCAATTTGTGCCGTTGCGGTACTTATCCGCGTGTCAGGGCGGCCATACATACTGCTGCTGCCAGGCTCAAGCCATTGCCAGGCAAGAAAGGGGTAAAAGCATGA
- a CDS encoding sensor histidine kinase — MENARPDTPALNQAHPLTAISLLKLLLSNILVWTSLCAIGALGNYGDLVKYGTTQRSFSEILWFWVSSHLLMMVFSTCLYLIFMRYERFLSKAKGIALAYAIMLLCFLPLEVMYIAILDLLKDKPGFGLQDIVSTAFNMRNFTIFLEFAWSTGTFIAVLAICTWRQARVRELALQQSMNDVLHLRLDLEQQRLDALRGQLEPHFIFNCLNAISALVRSDDKRIALTGLNRLSDLLRYALTASSRDWVSLEDEMTFIRDYLELQRLRYGARLQIIIAGDTTNVLAGDCPPLLLQPLLENALRHDLDCHEGSSDIRMQFKLDGEELSIKVSNTISYGVAANPGLGLGLPQTRARLELMYAGRASMHSGRIQDERQQRYEVEIRMPLQMPESATA; from the coding sequence ATGGAAAATGCCCGCCCAGATACTCCCGCCCTGAACCAGGCTCACCCTCTCACGGCGATCAGCTTGCTCAAGCTTTTGCTGAGCAATATCCTGGTATGGACCAGTTTGTGCGCCATTGGTGCACTCGGCAATTATGGTGACCTGGTCAAGTACGGAACTACCCAACGCAGCTTTAGCGAAATACTGTGGTTCTGGGTCAGCAGCCATTTGCTGATGATGGTGTTCAGTACCTGCCTCTACCTGATCTTCATGCGGTACGAGCGATTTCTCAGCAAGGCGAAGGGCATAGCGCTGGCCTATGCAATCATGCTGCTGTGCTTTCTACCGCTGGAAGTGATGTATATCGCCATCCTTGACCTGCTCAAGGACAAACCCGGTTTTGGCTTGCAAGATATCGTCAGTACGGCTTTCAATATGCGTAACTTTACGATTTTCCTCGAATTTGCCTGGTCCACCGGCACCTTCATTGCGGTACTGGCCATCTGTACCTGGCGGCAGGCGCGTGTGCGTGAACTGGCCTTGCAGCAATCGATGAACGATGTATTGCATCTGCGGCTGGATCTGGAACAGCAAAGGCTGGATGCCTTGCGCGGGCAACTGGAGCCACACTTCATCTTCAATTGCCTCAATGCCATCAGCGCCCTGGTCAGGAGTGATGACAAGCGCATCGCCCTGACCGGTCTGAACCGCCTCAGTGATTTGCTGCGCTATGCACTGACGGCCAGCAGCAGGGATTGGGTAAGCCTGGAAGATGAAATGACCTTCATACGCGATTACCTGGAATTACAAAGACTGCGCTACGGTGCACGCCTGCAGATCATCATCGCCGGTGATACCACCAATGTACTGGCAGGCGACTGCCCGCCCTTGCTGCTGCAACCTCTGCTGGAAAACGCCTTGCGCCATGATCTGGATTGTCACGAAGGCAGCAGCGATATCCGCATGCAATTCAAGCTGGATGGTGAAGAACTCAGTATTAAAGTCAGCAATACCATCAGCTATGGTGTCGCCGCCAACCCTGGCCTGGGGCTGGGCTTGCCACAAACCCGCGCCAGGCTGGAATTGATGTATGCCGGACGTGCCAGCATGCATAGTGGCCGCATACAAGATGAGAGACAACAGCGCTATGAAGTAGAAATCCGCATGCCCTTGCAGATGCCTGAGAGTGCGACAGCATGA
- a CDS encoding LytTR family DNA-binding domain-containing protein, whose translation MNNIRTLIVDDEEPGRANLRYALQDHPAWSIVAECANVATAREALDACAVDVIFLDIQMPRETGLILARELSTQATPPLVIFVTAFNAHAIEAFDLHALDYLLKPFDDERLALSLERAAAMLTQRQQASYAQAMSQYVKAEDEAKKEQPAYWQQVSVRSVGRIECIQLADVLWIEAAGNYMQLHLGQRQVLHRVALSQLEKHLDPAHFMRVHRSAIVRCDQLSQLEVLGDGVYQLVLASQDKVPVSERYVAEVRRRMHDGLRTT comes from the coding sequence ATGAACAATATTCGTACACTGATTGTCGATGATGAAGAACCCGGGCGGGCCAACCTGCGCTATGCCTTGCAGGATCACCCAGCCTGGAGCATCGTCGCTGAATGCGCAAATGTCGCCACGGCGCGTGAAGCACTTGATGCCTGTGCTGTCGATGTCATTTTTCTCGATATACAAATGCCACGCGAAACCGGCCTGATACTGGCACGTGAACTGAGTACCCAGGCAACACCACCGCTGGTGATTTTTGTCACCGCCTTCAACGCCCATGCGATAGAAGCCTTTGACCTGCACGCGCTGGATTACCTGCTGAAACCTTTTGACGATGAGCGTCTGGCACTATCGCTGGAACGTGCTGCTGCCATGCTCACCCAGCGCCAGCAAGCCAGTTATGCGCAAGCCATGAGCCAGTATGTCAAAGCTGAGGATGAGGCAAAAAAAGAACAGCCGGCTTACTGGCAACAAGTCAGCGTGCGCTCGGTAGGCCGCATAGAGTGCATACAGCTGGCAGATGTCTTATGGATAGAAGCGGCAGGAAATTACATGCAATTGCATCTGGGGCAGAGACAGGTATTGCACAGGGTGGCACTGAGTCAGCTCGAAAAACATCTTGATCCGGCGCACTTCATGCGTGTTCATCGCAGTGCCATCGTGCGCTGTGACCAGCTCAGTCAGCTTGAGGTATTGGGAGATGGGGTGTATCAATTGGTGCTCGCCAGTCAGGACAAAGTCCCGGTCAGCGAGCGCTATGTTGCCGAGGTCAGGCGACGCATGCATGATGGCTTGCGGACGACCTGA
- a CDS encoding M13 family metallopeptidase, giving the protein MNQTIFKLKPIASVCLQVMLAIPLMNGMAHAADAPVSKNVAPTKKESGMDTAVAPGDDFNRYANGGWEKTAIIPDDKVAVGIFDVLKEESDAKVLKIIEQSTKAEAGSAVRKIGDFYTSYLNTDVINKRGLTPLQGEMQSIADLKDKAALATYLGKHLRADVDPINATNVFTENLFGLWVSQGFHDHTKYMPYLLQGGLGLPDREYYLSASPKMAELRKNYLAHIAATLKLANVPDAEQAAKRVFDLEMLIAKGHANREDTSDVLKADNTWTLADFNKKAAGLDWAAYFKAAGLDGQSKFIIWHPTALKASSALVAKTPLANWQDYLRFHAINTRSTVLPQAFFDQRFKFYSALSGAKAPQPRWKYAVAATNNAVGEEVGKLYVAENFSSESKTRINGMVSNILAAFGERVQALKWMTPATKQEALAKIKSTYVGVGYPDKWRDYSGLVVDANDAYGNRERSQEFEYSRALAKFGQPVDVTEWCMNAQLVNAVNMPLQNAINFPAAYLQSPNFDLTASDATNYGALGATIGHEISHSFDNSGAMFDAKGELRNWWSKADLAHFKTSSKALIAQFNQYKAFPDLSVNGAQTLGENIADLAGLMAAYDAYRASMKQKGQAITKDDEQEFFLAYARSWRGKMRDETLRTAIITNEHAPGQYRVLTVRNLDAWYDAFAVQPGQKLYLAPKDRVKVW; this is encoded by the coding sequence ATGAACCAGACAATATTTAAATTAAAGCCCATCGCCAGTGTCTGTCTGCAAGTCATGCTGGCCATACCCTTGATGAACGGCATGGCACATGCTGCCGACGCTCCTGTCTCAAAAAACGTTGCACCGACAAAAAAAGAAAGCGGCATGGATACCGCAGTTGCCCCCGGTGACGACTTTAACCGCTATGCCAACGGTGGCTGGGAAAAAACTGCCATCATCCCTGACGACAAAGTTGCAGTCGGCATTTTTGATGTCCTGAAAGAAGAGTCTGATGCCAAGGTCCTGAAAATCATAGAGCAATCAACCAAGGCTGAAGCAGGCAGTGCCGTGCGCAAGATCGGTGACTTCTACACTTCTTACCTCAATACCGATGTCATCAACAAACGTGGCCTGACACCGCTGCAAGGCGAGATGCAAAGTATTGCCGACCTCAAGGATAAGGCCGCGCTGGCGACTTATCTGGGCAAGCATTTACGTGCCGACGTCGATCCTATCAATGCCACCAATGTATTTACTGAAAACCTGTTTGGCCTATGGGTGTCGCAAGGCTTCCATGACCACACGAAATACATGCCTTACCTGCTGCAAGGTGGCCTGGGCCTGCCTGACCGTGAATACTATCTGTCGGCCAGCCCCAAGATGGCTGAACTAAGGAAAAACTATCTGGCGCATATTGCTGCGACCCTGAAACTGGCGAATGTGCCCGATGCCGAGCAAGCCGCCAAGCGTGTCTTTGATCTGGAAATGCTGATCGCCAAAGGCCATGCGAATCGTGAAGACACTTCGGATGTCTTGAAAGCGGACAATACCTGGACGCTGGCTGACTTCAATAAAAAAGCCGCAGGCCTGGATTGGGCAGCTTATTTCAAGGCGGCAGGTCTGGATGGACAAAGCAAATTCATCATCTGGCATCCCACTGCATTGAAGGCATCGTCGGCATTGGTAGCGAAAACGCCGCTGGCAAACTGGCAGGATTATTTGCGCTTCCATGCCATCAACACGCGTTCCACGGTATTGCCACAGGCCTTCTTTGACCAGCGCTTCAAGTTTTACAGCGCACTCAGCGGTGCCAAAGCACCTCAGCCGCGCTGGAAATATGCAGTGGCAGCAACCAATAATGCGGTCGGTGAAGAAGTCGGTAAATTGTATGTGGCCGAGAATTTCTCATCTGAATCCAAGACCCGTATCAATGGCATGGTCAGCAATATCCTTGCTGCCTTTGGCGAACGCGTACAGGCCTTGAAATGGATGACGCCAGCCACCAAGCAAGAGGCATTGGCAAAAATTAAATCGACCTATGTTGGTGTTGGTTACCCGGACAAGTGGCGCGATTATTCTGGCCTGGTGGTCGATGCAAATGATGCCTATGGCAACCGCGAGCGTTCGCAGGAATTTGAATACAGCCGCGCCCTTGCAAAATTTGGCCAGCCTGTGGATGTCACCGAATGGTGCATGAATGCGCAACTGGTGAATGCCGTTAACATGCCGCTGCAAAATGCCATCAATTTCCCGGCGGCGTATTTGCAATCGCCGAACTTTGACCTGACTGCCAGCGACGCCACCAATTACGGTGCTTTGGGTGCCACCATAGGCCATGAAATCAGCCACAGCTTTGATAATTCCGGCGCCATGTTTGATGCAAAAGGCGAATTGCGCAACTGGTGGAGCAAGGCTGACCTCGCGCATTTCAAGACTTCTTCCAAAGCCCTGATCGCCCAGTTCAATCAATACAAGGCCTTCCCCGACCTGTCAGTGAATGGTGCACAGACCCTGGGTGAAAACATTGCCGATCTGGCCGGTTTGATGGCCGCTTATGACGCCTATCGTGCGTCGATGAAACAAAAAGGCCAGGCCATTACCAAGGATGATGAACAGGAATTCTTCCTCGCCTATGCCCGCAGCTGGCGCGGCAAGATGCGTGATGAAACCTTGCGCACAGCCATCATCACCAATGAACACGCACCAGGACAATACCGCGTCCTGACCGTGCGTAATCTGGATGCCTGGTACGATGCCTTTGCCGTGCAGCCTGGTCAGAAACTTTATCTGGCACCCAAGGACAGGGTCAAGGTCTGGTAA
- a CDS encoding M28 family peptidase, translated as MKKHSAHYLPAALLGLALTVSSYSQAQIQDARVNETALRAHLALLSSDLFEGRGTGQRGGDLTVAYLETQAAVAGLLPANGKSYRQAVSINGIKSLPLESSVNIKLARSLNLTFGEDWIWSAGDAMSSHQFDHELLFVGYGINAPEEQWDDFKDVDCKGKILVVMVNDPQPTAEQPDRFGGKALTYYGRRTYKTEEALRRGAAGVLLIHTDASANIGWDVLKNGGMGEQFQLANKDAKGLAIQGWITDGAANTLFAASGLDLNALRQAAERKDFKPVAIKARLKGEAKSHIRQLEQFNIAGIVPGTDPQLKNELVIYSAHWDHLGKQEGAGDQIYNGAVDNGSGTAALLAMAKAAVQQPAKRSQMFLWVAAEEQGLLGSAWYAAHPLWALNKTAAALNLDTLNFVGRTRDISAFGADRSDLIVAAKKVAQGMNMTVAPPRVDVAGGYFRSDHFSFAKAGVPAFSIGSGRDYINEPQASQEKARGYGKRYHQVTDEYDPSWDLSGMTEQAQFTLNLGREIADAPKMPVWKENDAFAKVRK; from the coding sequence ATGAAAAAACATTCTGCACACTATTTGCCTGCGGCCTTACTGGGCCTGGCGCTCACCGTTTCCTCGTACAGCCAAGCCCAGATACAAGATGCCAGGGTAAATGAAACCGCCTTGCGTGCCCACCTGGCACTACTGTCTTCTGACCTGTTTGAAGGCCGTGGCACAGGCCAGCGCGGTGGTGACCTGACGGTAGCCTACCTCGAAACTCAGGCAGCCGTTGCCGGTTTATTGCCAGCCAATGGCAAGAGTTACAGGCAAGCGGTTAGCATCAATGGCATCAAATCCTTGCCGTTGGAAAGCTCGGTCAATATAAAACTTGCCAGGTCACTCAACCTGACTTTTGGTGAAGACTGGATCTGGAGTGCGGGTGATGCGATGAGCTCGCACCAGTTTGATCATGAATTGCTGTTTGTCGGTTACGGCATCAACGCTCCAGAAGAGCAATGGGACGATTTCAAGGATGTTGATTGTAAAGGCAAGATCCTCGTCGTCATGGTCAATGATCCGCAACCCACCGCAGAACAGCCAGACCGCTTTGGCGGCAAGGCTTTGACTTATTATGGCCGCCGTACTTACAAGACTGAAGAAGCCCTGCGCCGTGGTGCTGCCGGAGTTTTGCTGATACATACCGATGCGTCAGCAAATATAGGCTGGGATGTCTTGAAAAACGGCGGCATGGGCGAGCAATTCCAGCTGGCGAATAAAGATGCCAAAGGTTTGGCGATACAAGGCTGGATTACCGATGGCGCAGCAAATACCCTGTTTGCCGCATCAGGCCTGGATTTGAATGCCTTGCGTCAGGCAGCTGAGCGCAAGGATTTCAAACCCGTCGCCATCAAGGCCAGGCTCAAGGGTGAGGCAAAATCGCACATACGCCAGCTTGAGCAATTCAATATCGCAGGCATCGTACCCGGCACTGACCCGCAATTGAAAAACGAGCTGGTGATCTACAGTGCCCACTGGGATCACCTGGGCAAGCAGGAAGGTGCAGGTGATCAGATTTATAACGGTGCCGTCGATAATGGTTCAGGCACAGCAGCCTTGCTGGCGATGGCAAAGGCAGCAGTGCAGCAACCAGCAAAACGCAGCCAGATGTTCCTGTGGGTGGCAGCAGAAGAACAAGGCCTGCTGGGCAGCGCCTGGTATGCGGCGCACCCGCTGTGGGCCTTGAACAAGACAGCGGCAGCCCTGAATCTCGATACGCTTAATTTTGTAGGCCGTACCAGGGACATCAGCGCCTTTGGTGCCGACCGCAGTGACCTCATCGTTGCTGCAAAGAAGGTGGCGCAAGGCATGAACATGACAGTTGCGCCGCCGCGTGTGGATGTGGCCGGTGGCTATTTCCGCAGCGACCATTTCAGCTTTGCCAAGGCCGGAGTACCGGCATTTTCCATAGGCAGTGGCCGTGACTATATCAATGAGCCGCAAGCCTCACAGGAAAAAGCGCGTGGCTATGGCAAGCGTTATCATCAGGTCACAGACGAGTATGACCCAAGCTGGGATCTGTCCGGCATGACTGAGCAGGCACAGTTCACTCTCAACCTGGGACGCGAAATTGCTGATGCCCCGAAAATGCCGGTCTGGAAGGAAAATGATGCATTTGCGAAAGTAAGGAAATAA